A single window of Rhipicephalus microplus isolate Deutch F79 chromosome 5, USDA_Rmic, whole genome shotgun sequence DNA harbors:
- the LOC119174772 gene encoding SEC14-like protein 4: protein MLKALNPEVIKRHGIYLLEYMASVCRNSSQKVGREIHTHYAVADLDKVVRGHIYSWHVFKTAAALVRMVEDNYPECLEKVIVINAPSFYSILWKYARMILSDRTADKFEVYGKDDWKKRLLEIADADSLPACWGGNMVGPNGDPRCRHKVNYGGRFEEAET from the exons ATGTTGAAGGCACTGAATCCTGAGGTTATCAAGCGCCATGGCATCTACCTACTGGAGTACATGGCATCAGTCTGCAGGAACTCCTCCCaaaag GTGGGGCGAGAAATTCACACCCACTATGCGGTGGCTGACTTGGATAAAGTGGTCCGTGGTCATATCTACTCCTGGCACG TGTTCAAGACTGCAGCCGCCTTAGTTAGGATGGTGGAAGACAACTACCCGGAGTGCCTTGAGAAGGTCATAGTCATCAACG CACCAAGTTTCTATTCTATTCTGTGGAAATATGCGCGAATGATATTGTCCGACAGAACGGCTGACAAGTTCGAAGTCTACGGTAAAG ACGATTGGAAAAAGCGCCTCCTGGAGATCGCTGACGCGGACTCACTACCGGCCTGCTGGGGCGGAAACATGGTGGGACCCAACGGCGACCCTAGGTGCAGGCACAAG GTGAACTATGGTGGTCGGTTCGAAGAGGCCGAGACGTAA